The following proteins come from a genomic window of Calditrichota bacterium:
- a CDS encoding TRAP transporter substrate-binding protein: MRRSLLPVLLAALLVSCSQSGGRTRVLKLAHALDTNHPVHKGMVYMAERVAEKSHGRLRVDIYPSGQLGDERELIELLQIGSLAMTKVSTAPLEAFVPEMEIFGIPYVFRDDEHRWKVLRGDIGRRLLLAGERFLLRGMCYYDAGSRSFYTKKVPIMQPGDLRGLKIRVMNSPTSFKMIQTLGGSATPIPWGELYTALQQGVVDGAENNPPSFYFSRHYEVCKYYCLDEHTSIPDILLMSTTVWETLSLEEQKWLQEAVDESVDYQRKLWQESSEQALQEVQKAGVQVLHPDKAPFRRAVQEMYDAYKGTPIYELIQEIQRVE, from the coding sequence ATGAGACGTAGTTTGCTGCCCGTGCTGCTTGCTGCTTTGCTTGTTTCTTGTTCGCAGTCTGGCGGAAGAACGCGGGTTCTGAAGCTTGCGCACGCCCTGGACACCAATCACCCCGTGCACAAGGGCATGGTGTACATGGCCGAACGCGTGGCTGAAAAGTCCCACGGACGACTCCGAGTGGACATCTACCCAAGCGGGCAGTTAGGCGACGAGAGGGAACTAATCGAGTTGCTGCAAATCGGTAGCTTGGCCATGACCAAGGTGTCCACCGCCCCCTTGGAGGCGTTCGTGCCTGAAATGGAGATATTCGGCATCCCATACGTGTTCAGGGACGATGAACACCGCTGGAAGGTACTGCGTGGCGACATCGGGAGGAGACTGCTGCTGGCAGGGGAGAGGTTTCTCCTTCGCGGCATGTGCTACTACGACGCCGGCAGCCGCAGCTTCTACACGAAAAAGGTCCCAATTATGCAACCCGGCGACCTACGAGGCCTGAAGATTCGGGTCATGAATAGTCCTACTTCCTTCAAAATGATACAGACGCTGGGCGGCTCGGCTACGCCGATCCCGTGGGGTGAGCTTTATACTGCCCTCCAGCAAGGCGTGGTGGACGGAGCAGAGAATAACCCACCCAGCTTCTACTTCTCGCGTCACTACGAAGTTTGCAAGTACTACTGCCTGGATGAGCACACATCAATCCCCGACATTCTCCTGATGAGCACCACGGTGTGGGAGACTCTTTCGCTCGAGGAGCAGAAGTGGTTGCAAGAAGCGGTGGACGAGTCGGTTGACTACCAACGAAAACTTTGGCAAGAGTCATCGGAGCAGGCCCTGCAGGAGGTGCAAAAGGCGGGAGTTCAGGTGCTGCACCCCGACAAAGCTCCTTTTAGGCGCGCGGTGCAAGAGATGTACGACGCCTACAAAGGGACGCCTATCTATGAGCTGATTCAAGAGATTCAACGGGTGGAGTAG
- a CDS encoding TRAP transporter small permease, which yields MAKLTGYITRALGIFLSFLMATMVLDVTWQVFTRFVLRNPSSYTEELARFQLMWVGLLGASYAYRTKAHLGIDVLATRLTGSKRKILEVAINLLVLLFALFVMVIGGIRLVQLTFTLGQVSTALGVPMGYVYSVLPISGFLMIYFALHFIVETLREKQAPAIPRQVGEPI from the coding sequence ATGGCAAAGTTGACCGGATACATCACCAGAGCCCTTGGTATTTTCCTCAGTTTCCTCATGGCGACCATGGTGCTGGATGTTACGTGGCAGGTTTTCACGCGCTTCGTGCTTCGCAATCCCAGTTCGTATACCGAGGAGCTGGCCAGGTTTCAGCTGATGTGGGTCGGTTTGCTTGGTGCCAGCTATGCGTACCGCACCAAGGCACACTTGGGAATCGACGTGCTGGCTACCAGGCTGACAGGCAGCAAACGGAAAATCCTTGAGGTGGCGATAAACCTGCTGGTACTTCTCTTCGCTCTGTTCGTGATGGTTATTGGCGGAATACGTCTTGTGCAGCTCACCTTCACCCTTGGTCAGGTGTCTACTGCCCTCGGGGTGCCAATGGGGTACGTCTACTCGGTACTGCCGATTTCGGGTTTTCTCATGATCTACTTTGCCCTTCATTTCATCGTGGAAACGTTGCGTGAAAAGCAAGCCCCTGCAATCCCCAGGCAGGTCGGCGAGCCGATCTGA
- a CDS encoding TRAP transporter large permease: protein MDLSVVTLVVSFVLLLAMNVPIAIAIGIATTLTMLFTISPVPALTTVAQRMATGINSFTLLAIPFFILSGQLMGRGGIARRLIDLAKALVGMLPGGLAYVNILACMFFGAISGSAAAATSAIGGFMIPTMKKEGYDANFSTAVTVTGATTGLLIPPSNVLIVYSLASGGVSIAALFIAGYLPGILLGLGLIAVAAAIAVAKKYPVGEKVSLLEGGRRLLDAIPSLLLVVVVIGGIIAGFFTATEASGIAVLYSFLLSVAIYREVKIRELPQILLKTVETTAIVMLLIGASSGMSWILSYENIPQNVSAALIALTDSKLAILLIINIVLLIVGTFMDMTPAVLIFTPIFLPVVVRLGMSPLHFGIVLVLNLCIGLCTPPVGSVLFLGCGVGNTTIARITRTLVPFYLGMIVVLLIVTYVPWFSLFLPRLFGY from the coding sequence ATGGATCTGTCAGTGGTGACGTTGGTTGTGAGCTTTGTTCTTCTGCTCGCTATGAACGTGCCCATCGCCATCGCCATCGGTATCGCCACGACCTTGACGATGCTCTTTACTATTAGCCCAGTGCCGGCTCTCACCACAGTGGCACAGCGCATGGCCACCGGAATCAACAGTTTCACGCTGTTGGCAATTCCCTTCTTCATTCTTTCTGGCCAGCTCATGGGCAGAGGCGGGATTGCAAGGCGCCTTATTGACCTCGCCAAGGCTCTGGTCGGGATGCTTCCGGGAGGGTTGGCCTACGTCAACATCCTCGCCTGCATGTTTTTCGGCGCTATTTCCGGATCCGCGGCCGCGGCCACCTCAGCAATCGGCGGCTTCATGATTCCGACGATGAAGAAAGAGGGGTACGATGCCAACTTTAGCACCGCAGTCACAGTGACAGGAGCGACGACGGGGCTACTGATCCCACCTTCGAACGTGCTGATCGTCTACTCATTGGCCAGTGGAGGTGTTTCCATCGCAGCTTTGTTCATCGCCGGGTACCTGCCCGGGATTCTCTTAGGCTTGGGTCTGATAGCCGTGGCTGCAGCGATTGCCGTGGCCAAGAAATACCCGGTCGGGGAAAAGGTGTCGCTCCTTGAGGGAGGGCGGAGGCTTTTGGATGCGATTCCCAGTCTCCTGCTCGTTGTGGTGGTCATTGGCGGCATTATCGCCGGCTTCTTTACTGCTACGGAAGCGAGCGGGATTGCCGTCCTCTATTCCTTTCTGCTCTCGGTGGCGATCTATCGGGAAGTGAAGATCCGAGAGCTGCCGCAGATCCTCCTCAAGACGGTAGAGACGACGGCCATCGTCATGCTGCTGATTGGAGCCTCCTCCGGAATGTCGTGGATTCTCTCCTACGAGAACATTCCGCAGAATGTCAGTGCGGCCCTTATTGCTCTCACCGACAGCAAGCTGGCGATTCTGCTCATCATCAACATCGTCTTGCTCATCGTGGGCACGTTCATGGACATGACCCCCGCAGTTCTCATCTTCACGCCGATCTTCTTGCCGGTAGTGGTTCGCCTTGGCATGAGTCCACTGCACTTCGGCATCGTCCTGGTTCTGAACCTTTGCATCGGGCTCTGTACACCTCCGGTCGGTTCGGTGCTTTTTCTGGGATGCGGCGTCGGCAACACCACCATTGCACGCATCACCCGAACGCTGGTGCCTTTCTATCTCGGCATGATCGTCGTCTTGCTGATCGTGACCTATGTGCCTTGGTTCAGCTTGTTCCTGCCTAGGCTCTTCGGGTACTGA
- the uxaC gene encoding glucuronate isomerase — protein MRKRGMLAADRFFDPDAKTRKIARTLYEGVRGLPIISPHGHVDPRIFAENRPFPDPTELILIPDHYIFRMLYSQGIPLESLGIPTLDGTPVETDHRKIWQCFADHYFLFAGTPTSLWLAYVFEEVFGIQQKLDSSSAMKIYDEISEKLRSPEFLPRSLFERFKIEVLTTTDAATDTLAQHRRIRESGWQGRVIPCFRPDGVTDLLAKGWRENVNRLSEVSGIEIDSYGKFIEALEERRRFFKAMGAVSTDHAVESPYTHELSRRQAEVILQRALKGKATAQDAAHFTAHMLMEYARMSIEDGLVMQIHPGSFRNHNQFVFRRFGPDKGCDIPVVTEYTRNLYELLNKYGNDTRLTLIVFTLDESAYSRELAPLAGHYPAMRLGPPWWFHDSIEGMIRFRKMVTETAGIYNTVGFNDDTRAFPSIPARHDLARRMDCNFLAGLVARKIIDMAEAKKLSRALAYDLPKQAYKL, from the coding sequence ATGAGGAAGAGAGGGATGCTTGCTGCTGACCGCTTCTTTGATCCTGATGCGAAGACCCGCAAGATCGCGCGTACGCTCTACGAGGGCGTAAGGGGCCTGCCCATAATCAGCCCCCATGGCCATGTCGACCCGCGCATCTTCGCGGAAAATCGCCCTTTCCCTGACCCCACAGAGCTGATCCTCATTCCGGACCACTACATCTTCCGCATGCTCTACTCGCAGGGTATCCCGTTGGAGTCGTTGGGCATTCCCACGCTGGACGGGACGCCGGTGGAGACCGACCACCGCAAGATTTGGCAGTGTTTTGCCGACCACTACTTCCTCTTTGCTGGGACGCCGACTTCTCTGTGGCTCGCGTACGTTTTCGAGGAGGTGTTTGGCATCCAGCAAAAGCTGGACAGCAGTTCCGCGATGAAGATCTACGATGAGATCTCGGAGAAGCTGCGCAGTCCAGAGTTCTTGCCTCGTTCCCTCTTCGAGCGGTTTAAGATCGAGGTCCTCACCACCACCGATGCGGCCACCGATACGCTTGCCCAGCACCGCAGGATCAGGGAATCAGGCTGGCAGGGCAGGGTAATTCCCTGTTTTCGTCCGGATGGAGTGACGGACCTGTTGGCGAAAGGGTGGAGGGAAAACGTCAACAGGCTAAGTGAGGTGAGCGGCATCGAGATAGACTCGTACGGAAAGTTCATTGAGGCACTCGAGGAACGGAGACGTTTCTTCAAGGCAATGGGTGCAGTGTCCACTGACCATGCCGTGGAGAGTCCCTACACACACGAGTTGAGTCGGAGGCAAGCTGAGGTCATTCTTCAACGCGCACTCAAGGGAAAGGCAACAGCCCAGGACGCGGCGCACTTCACGGCGCACATGTTGATGGAATATGCCCGCATGAGCATCGAGGACGGGTTGGTAATGCAGATTCATCCCGGCTCTTTCCGGAACCATAATCAGTTTGTTTTCCGGCGCTTTGGTCCAGACAAGGGGTGTGACATCCCGGTGGTAACGGAGTACACCAGGAACCTCTACGAACTGTTGAACAAGTATGGGAATGACACCCGCTTGACCCTCATTGTGTTCACTCTGGATGAGTCGGCATATTCGAGGGAGCTGGCTCCCTTGGCCGGGCACTACCCCGCCATGCGTCTGGGACCTCCCTGGTGGTTCCACGACAGCATCGAAGGGATGATCCGCTTCCGCAAGATGGTGACCGAAACGGCCGGCATTTACAATACGGTGGGCTTCAACGATGACACCCGGGCCTTTCCGTCCATCCCGGCGCGACATGACCTGGCACGGCGGATGGACTGCAACTTCTTAGCTGGGTTGGTGGCGCGCAAGATCATCGATATGGCCGAAGCCAAGAAGCTGAGTCGGGCTTTGGCTTACGATCTGCCTAAGCAGGCGTACAAGCTGTGA
- a CDS encoding glucose 1-dehydrogenase yields MGYLEELFGLDGKVAVVIGGGGVLGGAMCLALAKAGAKVAVVDLDQEKAAARAAEIAALGREAIAVPADAATKSDLEAAEQTVERTFHRVDILINAPGINSATPFFEITEEEWNKILDVNLKSMFLACQIFGKKMIEQGEGGSIINISSASSGPPLSKVFTYSISKAGVNNLTQFLAREWAPHRVRVNAIAPGFFPAEQNRRLLTKERTEAILRHTPMGRFGEAEELAGAVLWLASEKASSFVTGAIIRVDGGFSAMTI; encoded by the coding sequence ATGGGCTACCTCGAGGAGTTGTTCGGTTTGGACGGCAAGGTGGCAGTGGTTATTGGTGGGGGTGGCGTGCTTGGCGGCGCCATGTGCCTGGCGTTGGCGAAGGCTGGCGCGAAAGTGGCCGTCGTCGACCTCGATCAAGAGAAGGCCGCGGCGCGCGCCGCAGAGATAGCAGCGCTGGGGAGGGAGGCCATTGCGGTGCCCGCAGATGCCGCTACCAAGAGCGACCTGGAAGCGGCAGAGCAGACCGTAGAGAGGACCTTCCACCGCGTCGACATTCTCATCAACGCGCCGGGTATCAACTCTGCGACACCATTTTTCGAGATCACCGAGGAAGAATGGAACAAGATTTTGGACGTGAATCTCAAGAGCATGTTTCTTGCCTGTCAGATATTTGGCAAGAAGATGATCGAGCAGGGTGAAGGAGGGAGCATCATCAACATCTCTTCGGCCTCGTCTGGCCCCCCTCTTTCCAAGGTCTTCACGTACAGCATTTCCAAGGCCGGCGTGAACAATCTCACGCAGTTTCTGGCAAGGGAGTGGGCCCCGCATAGGGTGCGCGTCAACGCAATTGCCCCTGGCTTTTTCCCCGCGGAGCAGAACCGAAGACTTCTCACCAAGGAGCGCACCGAGGCCATTCTGAGGCATACGCCCATGGGTCGCTTCGGGGAGGCGGAAGAACTCGCCGGGGCAGTGCTCTGGCTGGCTTCCGAAAAGGCGTCTTCCTTCGTTACGGGGGCCATCATTCGTGTGGATGGCGGGTTTTCCGCGATGACCATTTGA
- the gndA gene encoding NADP-dependent phosphogluconate dehydrogenase has protein sequence MEEHDVGVVGLGVMGQNLALNMERHGYSVAGFDLDEGKRHEFSRKGSGKSVAAYGTLEEFLVHLHTPRKILIMVPAGQAVDAVINSLKGQLAAGDILIDGGNSHFLDTERRLKQLEETGILFVGSGISGGEEGALWGPAIMPGGNPEAWPHLREMLQAIAARADDGTPCCTWIGPGGAGHFVKMVHNGIEYADMQMISEAYFLMARLLGLSAEQMATVFENWNAGELKSYLIEITARVLRKKDEETGEPLVELILDTAEQKGTGKWTSQAALDLGAPAQTIAEAVFARMLSALKEERVRAAELLSGPRPVPVPESEGFIEKIRQALYAAKICSYAQGFQIMRAADREYGWHLDFGAIASVWRAGCIIRAQFLDRIREAYGRTRDLANLMLDAYFGEALRNCQEAWREVIIRAAENGIPCPALSSALAYYDGYRSAILPANLIQAQRDYFGAHTYRRVDKPGVFHTVWTD, from the coding sequence ATGGAAGAGCATGATGTCGGCGTGGTTGGTCTCGGAGTGATGGGACAGAACCTCGCCCTGAACATGGAACGCCACGGCTATTCAGTTGCTGGCTTCGATCTCGATGAAGGCAAACGGCACGAGTTCAGTCGGAAGGGATCGGGAAAGAGTGTTGCAGCCTACGGCACGCTTGAGGAGTTTCTTGTGCACCTGCATACTCCCAGGAAAATCCTCATTATGGTTCCGGCAGGCCAGGCGGTCGATGCGGTCATCAACAGCTTGAAAGGACAGCTTGCCGCTGGGGACATTCTCATCGATGGTGGGAATAGCCACTTCTTGGACACTGAACGACGCCTCAAGCAACTTGAAGAGACGGGCATACTGTTCGTTGGCAGCGGCATTAGTGGCGGTGAGGAAGGAGCTCTTTGGGGTCCCGCGATCATGCCGGGAGGCAACCCCGAAGCCTGGCCCCACCTCCGGGAAATGCTGCAGGCTATCGCCGCGAGGGCCGATGATGGAACTCCGTGTTGCACATGGATCGGGCCTGGCGGTGCGGGACACTTCGTTAAGATGGTGCACAATGGCATCGAGTACGCTGACATGCAGATGATCAGCGAGGCCTATTTCCTCATGGCGCGCCTCCTCGGTCTCAGCGCGGAGCAGATGGCGACCGTTTTCGAGAACTGGAATGCCGGGGAGCTCAAGAGCTATTTGATCGAGATCACTGCCCGTGTCTTGCGCAAGAAAGACGAGGAAACGGGCGAGCCGCTCGTTGAACTGATTCTCGATACTGCAGAGCAGAAGGGCACGGGGAAATGGACCAGCCAGGCCGCACTTGACCTGGGAGCACCGGCGCAGACAATTGCCGAGGCTGTCTTCGCCCGGATGCTGAGTGCACTCAAGGAAGAGCGCGTAAGAGCAGCCGAGCTCCTATCGGGCCCACGACCTGTGCCTGTGCCCGAGAGTGAGGGCTTCATTGAGAAGATACGCCAGGCTCTCTACGCGGCGAAGATCTGTTCCTATGCCCAGGGCTTTCAGATCATGCGGGCTGCCGACCGCGAGTACGGCTGGCACCTCGATTTTGGCGCGATCGCTTCCGTGTGGCGGGCGGGCTGCATCATCCGGGCGCAGTTCTTGGATAGAATCAGGGAAGCCTACGGGAGAACGCGGGATCTGGCGAATCTGATGCTGGACGCCTATTTCGGAGAGGCCCTGCGCAATTGCCAAGAGGCATGGCGCGAGGTCATTATCCGGGCCGCGGAAAACGGAATCCCTTGTCCGGCGCTGAGCAGTGCACTTGCTTACTACGACGGCTATCGGAGCGCCATCTTGCCCGCCAATCTGATTCAGGCGCAGCGCGACTATTTTGGAGCGCATACGTATCGACGGGTCGACAAGCCAGGCGTATTTCACACAGTGTGGACAGACTGA
- a CDS encoding DUF2088 domain-containing protein codes for MLIGRGDPVGFLSEEEVCGIVLQALSQQKLAGKRVLVIVPDLTRNAPIPLFFKLLVETLRPQVKSLDFMIALGTHQPLNTRKIAERVGVSISDLQTCYKDIGFINHAYDKAEELTVIGTISEEEVAEISAGLLKEVARVTVNRRLFDYDLLLILSPVVPHEVAGFSGGNKYLFPGVSGAEFIDFFHWLSAIITNIVLNGIRDNPIRRLLDRAASFLSVPRLYFNMVCHEGALKGLYVGDNEEAWSRAADLSAQVHIRYVDRPYSRVLGIAPPNYEDLWVAGKVMYKLEPVVADGGELIIYAPHIAEISHTHGAILRRIGYHVRDYYLAQMERFADVPRGVLAHSTHVKGAGSYKDGVERPRINVSLATAIPEGICRKINLGYRDWRSIDLDGWRNREEEGVLLVEKAGEVLYRLRTAQP; via the coding sequence ATGCTCATAGGAAGGGGAGATCCAGTAGGGTTCCTCTCTGAGGAAGAGGTTTGCGGGATAGTTCTTCAGGCGCTCTCGCAGCAGAAGTTGGCGGGCAAGCGCGTGCTCGTAATAGTGCCGGACCTCACCCGCAACGCGCCCATTCCGCTGTTCTTCAAGCTGCTGGTGGAGACGCTTCGTCCCCAGGTGAAGTCGCTTGATTTCATGATTGCCCTGGGGACACATCAGCCACTCAACACTCGCAAGATTGCCGAGCGCGTGGGCGTCTCCATTTCCGATCTCCAGACGTGCTACAAGGACATCGGCTTCATCAACCATGCGTACGACAAGGCCGAAGAACTGACTGTGATCGGCACCATCTCAGAAGAGGAGGTGGCCGAGATCTCTGCGGGATTACTCAAAGAGGTGGCCCGAGTTACTGTCAACAGGCGCCTTTTTGATTACGATTTGCTTCTCATTCTAAGTCCAGTAGTACCGCACGAGGTCGCCGGTTTTTCTGGGGGGAACAAGTACCTTTTCCCAGGAGTTTCCGGGGCGGAATTCATAGACTTTTTTCATTGGCTTTCAGCGATCATTACAAACATCGTTCTGAACGGCATTAGGGACAATCCTATAAGGAGACTTTTGGACCGCGCTGCTTCTTTTCTGAGCGTTCCTCGGCTGTACTTCAACATGGTGTGCCACGAAGGCGCGCTCAAGGGTCTCTATGTCGGGGATAACGAGGAGGCGTGGTCGAGGGCCGCTGATCTCTCGGCGCAGGTCCACATTCGCTACGTCGATCGGCCCTATAGCCGGGTGCTGGGCATCGCGCCCCCGAATTACGAGGACCTCTGGGTCGCAGGCAAGGTCATGTACAAGCTGGAGCCGGTGGTGGCCGACGGAGGGGAACTGATCATTTATGCCCCACACATCGCAGAGATTTCACACACACACGGTGCGATATTGCGACGAATTGGCTACCACGTGCGCGACTACTACTTGGCACAAATGGAGCGCTTTGCAGACGTACCGCGCGGGGTGCTCGCACACTCCACACATGTGAAAGGCGCCGGGAGCTACAAGGACGGCGTAGAGCGGCCCAGGATCAACGTATCTCTTGCGACCGCCATTCCCGAGGGTATCTGCAGGAAGATCAACCTTGGGTACCGAGACTGGAGAAGTATAGATCTGGATGGGTGGCGCAACCGGGAAGAGGAAGGCGTGTTGCTTGTGGAAAAAGCCGGAGAGGTGCTCTACAGGCTACGGACGGCGCAACCCTGA
- a CDS encoding HAD hydrolase-like protein, translating to MGTTAQAKRDLAEFKPRHEFFVGIDSDGCVFDSMEIKHKECFIPNIIKYWGLQPVAKYAREAAEFVNLYSKWRGANRFPALLKVLDLLREHPEVQRRKFVVPDVTALRRFVESGVPLGNPALREAVASSNDPVLLTTLQWSEAVNASVADIVRGVPPFPLVRESLEKLAQHADIMVVSGTPGEALEREWQEHDIARFAAIIAGQEVGSKKEQLRLATEGRYLAGRMLMVGDAPGDLEAARANNILFYPIIPGREEDCWARFYREIIDLFLAGKYTAGLQAELVAEFEARLPERPPWCFA from the coding sequence ATGGGAACGACGGCTCAGGCAAAAAGGGACTTGGCGGAGTTCAAACCGAGACATGAATTCTTCGTGGGGATCGACTCGGATGGGTGCGTGTTCGATTCCATGGAGATCAAACACAAAGAGTGTTTCATCCCAAACATTATCAAGTACTGGGGCTTGCAACCCGTGGCAAAGTACGCGCGGGAAGCGGCTGAGTTTGTCAATCTGTATTCAAAGTGGCGCGGTGCCAACCGCTTCCCGGCGCTCCTCAAGGTCCTTGATTTGTTGCGAGAGCATCCAGAGGTACAGCGTCGGAAGTTCGTGGTGCCTGACGTGACTGCCCTTCGTAGGTTTGTAGAGTCTGGCGTGCCACTTGGCAACCCCGCACTCCGGGAGGCGGTGGCGTCTTCCAACGATCCAGTGCTTCTGACGACGCTGCAGTGGAGCGAGGCCGTAAATGCGTCGGTAGCGGATATTGTGCGCGGCGTGCCGCCGTTTCCACTTGTCCGGGAAAGCCTCGAGAAGCTCGCGCAGCACGCCGATATCATGGTGGTTTCAGGTACCCCAGGAGAAGCCCTGGAGAGAGAGTGGCAGGAGCACGACATTGCACGCTTTGCCGCCATAATCGCCGGCCAAGAGGTAGGCAGCAAGAAGGAACAGCTCCGGTTGGCTACAGAGGGCCGATACCTTGCAGGCAGGATGCTGATGGTTGGCGACGCTCCGGGGGACCTGGAAGCGGCCAGGGCGAACAACATCCTTTTCTATCCGATCATACCTGGCCGAGAGGAAGATTGCTGGGCGCGTTTCTACAGGGAGATCATCGACCTGTTCCTGGCCGGAAAGTATACGGCTGGCCTGCAAGCGGAGCTGGTTGCGGAGTTTGAGGCGCGGTTGCCTGAAAGGCCACCGTGGTGCTTTGCGTGA